Genomic window (Leptotrichia sp. oral taxon 212):
ATGTTAAAAACTTATAGGATAAAAAAGTTAAAATAAAAATTGTTGAAAAAGGAAATAAAATAGAACGGTAATGAAATATAGTTCATTAGAAATATATTCGTTACCGTTTTATGTATATTTTAAAAATCTATATGTTTGTTATATTAGAAAAATCTATCTGAAAAGGCAAAAAGAAAAAATATTTTTAATAGAAAATATACAATTGATTTTTTTAGAAGATAAAGGTAAAATAGAACAAAAAGTTTAGAGTTGTCAGGAAAGGATAAATTTATGAATATAAGAAAAGGAAAAATCGAAGATTTGCATGAGATAACTGCTATAGAAACTGAATGTTTTCCAGCAAGTGAAGCAGCAACAGAAGAATCATTTAAAGGGAGATTGACTGTATATCCTGATTATTTCTGGATTCTTGAGGAAAATGGAAAAATTGTAAGTTTTGTAAATGGAATGGCAACAGACAGTCCAAATTTATCAGATGAAATGTATGAAAATCCTTATTTACACAATCCTGAAGGTAAATGGCAGATGATTTTTGGAGTTAACACATTACCTGGCTACAGAAAAAGAGGGTATGCAGGAAAATTAATCAATGAACTGATTGAAAATGCGAAATCCGGAAAAAGAAAGGGAGTTGTCCTGACCTGTAAGGACACATTAGTACCATATTATTCAAAATTTGGATTTAAAAATGAAGGAGTATCTGAATCTACTCATGGTGGAGTTGTATGGTATGAGATGCGGCTGATATTTTAAAATCTTATTTTAATGCAGTAATGAAATATATTAAATTAGACTGGAATAATACAGTCTTTTTTAGTATAATTATTATAAAATGATAAAAGATAATTTTTAAGAGGAAAGGAGAATAAAACTCTTCAGAACAATAAAAAATATAAAGAAAATACAGTGCGGCAAAATTATAACTGCTGAAATTCTGTAAAATATTACTTTATAATATTGGAAGAAGGTTTTAAGTCTAGATATGAATATTAATTTGTTAAATTTACTGGCAGAAAAACTGAACACAGGTTCAATGAGAAGCATTTATTTAAGTGCAATGCCTGGAAGATACAGGGTAAGAATGGATTTATCAGATTTTGATAAAATAGATATAAATTTTTCTAAAAGTTTTTTTGAGAATCTGTTTACAAAAAAAAGTTTCAGCATGAAAATCAGAATGACGAATGAAGAAAAAAATCAGTCTGTAGAAAGAAAAATCCAGTATCTTTTCAATGAAAACATGAATATTTTAAGGGAAGAAGGGATAAATAGCCTTGCGTTGGGATATCCTATTCTGGTGAAACAGAATAATAAGACAAAATCCGTTATGAAATCTCCTCTGTTTATATGGAAACTGGATATAACAAGATCTAAACTTGATATGAATGAATTTACAATTTCAAAAGATGAAAATTCTTCTGCTGAAATTAACAAAGTTTTACTTATGCAGCTGCTTTCAGATGATAAGACTAACTTATCAGATGTATATGATTTAGGAAAAGATGAAGATGAAAGCATTCTCACATTTGAAGAAATAAAAAATATACTTTCTGAAATAAACAAAAAATTGAAAATAGAATACTCTGAGGAATTTAAAATAGAAAAATTTCCTGAAAATGCTGAAAAAATAGATGAAAAAGGAAAGGAAGCTCCATTTATTTTTTATGGAGGAGTATTAGGACTGTTTAAACGTCAGAATGAAGGAATAATACAGGATTTCAATATTTTAACGGAAAATTTTTCCCAGTTTAAATTTAATGTGTCTGAAAGAGATGATTTTCAGCTGAATAAAAATACATCAATTTCAACTGATCCGAGCCAGCAGAATGTTGTGGAGACATTGACGGATACTCAGTATAAAATTATTCAGGGACCTCCGGGAACAGGGAAAAGCCAGACTCTGACCGCAATCATTACAAATTCTCTTGAGAATGGTGCAAATATTCTGATTGTCTGTGAGAAAAAAACTGCACTGGATGTAATATACGAAAAACTGTCAGAGCTCGGACTGGGAGATCTTACTGTAATGCTGAATGCCCCTGTAAAAGATCGTAGAGATGTAGTAAGGAGAGTAAGGGATCTTGCAGACAATCTTCCTAAAACTGAACAGTTTGATGAAGCAAAATACGAGTATTCGGTAATGGAATATAAAAATCTGAAGGAGAAGTATAACAATCATCAGAAGGCTCTGAAAGAAAATATGAGAAATACAAACTTGACAGTAAATGATACAATGTTGAATCTTCTGGAGGGAAAAGAACATCAGAATTACTATCATGTGGATACTGAGAAAAATAATACTGACACAGTTTACAGAATACTTGATATTGTAGACAGACTGCTTAATAAAATAGGAGCAATTGATAAAATTAGAAAATTTGAAGAAATATATAATGACAAGTTTAAAAATATACAGTCTTACGAGATATTTTTTGAAGAAACTTCAAATACATTGAATGACGCTAAAAAAATGATAAATTTCATTAAGGATAATATGTCAAAATATGGGAAACAGTTTGAAGAGTTTTTTGGTGTAAATAAACTGAAAGTTTCAATATTCTCAATATTTAATTCTAAAATAAAAAGTATAAAGAATGCATGGGAAGACATTTACAAAAATTCCAGAAAAATATATGAATATAATGACAAATATATAGATAGAAAATTTACTCAGCATGATTATGGAAAATATGAAAAGGAACTGGAAGAATTTTCTGGAATATTAAATGAAATTGTAGACAACAGAAATGGATTTATGAGTTTTATAGATGAAAAGAAAAATCGAGAAGTAACAAGAGAAGAGGAAGCTTTCATAAATAATTTCATAAAATATGTTGATGAAAATAAAATTGAAGACAGGAAAGAGTTTCTGAAGCTCTCCTATTATTATTCATTATTGCAGAACAGTAATATAAAAAATGAAATGTACAGGGATTATTCAGTCAATATAGAAAAACTGCTTGAACATGATAAATTCATAACAGAGAACCAGAAGTATCAGATAAAGAAAAACTGGCAGGAAACAAGAAGAAGAGCACTTGGTTCAATGGGAAAAGAAGACAACATAAAAATGCTGTATAATCTGAGAAAAAATGCAAAATATGGGAAAATAAATACTTTAAGGGAAATTATAGGATCGGACGTAGAATTTTTTAAGAAGATTTTCCCGGTGATAATGACGGATCCAAATACATGCAGTGCAGTATTTCCATTACAGGAAGGGATTTTTGATCTTGTAATATTCGATGAAGCCAGTCAGCTTAAACTGGAAGAGGTACTGCCTTCCATGATGAGGGGAAAATACAAGATAGTTTCAGGAGACATCCATCAGATGCCGCCTTCAAATTATTTTGGAGCAGAAATGGAACAGAAGGAAACTGATAATGAAGAAATAGATGAAGAATCACTTTTTCTGGCAGACAGTGAATCATTGCTTGATTATGTAAATAATCTGAATGGAGATGTGGTTATGTCGTATCTTGATTTTCATTACAGATCAAAACATCCGAAGCTGATTAATTTTTCCAATGCGGCATTTTATGAATCAAGGCTGGTTCCAATGCCATCAAAGTCAGAATATACACCAATTGAATATTATAGAGTAAATGGAATATACAAGGCTAGAAAAAATGATGATGAGGCGGATAGGATTATAGAATATATTTTCAGCGATAAAATACTTATAGATGGAAAATTACTGAGTGTGGGAATAGTCACACTGAATCTGGAACAGAAGACTAATATCGTAAACAGAATAAATTCATATTTAAGGGAGAATGACAGCGAAGCTGTGAGAAATCGTTATAATGAGCTGCTTGAAAAAAATATGTTTGTAAAAAACCTTGAAAATGTTCAGGGAGATGAAAGAGATATAATGATATTTTCCACAACTTTCGGAAAAAATGAAGATGGAAAATTTATACAGAATTTTGGTCCTTTAAATAATCAGCAGAAGGGATATAAGCTTTTAAATGTGTTAATAACAAGGTCAAAATATAGATTTGCCGTATTTACTTCAATTCCTGAGGAAAATATAAATACATGGGAAAATGAAATTACAAAAAACGGAAACAATGGTAAAAGTGTATTTTATGCCTATCTTGCGTATGCCCAGGCTGTATCGGAAAATGACACAGATAAGGAAAACAGAATTTTAGATGTTCTGGCTGTAAATAAGACGAAATATTCCAGTATTCCATATGAAAAAATTCAGGAAACAGACAGTAAAATTGTAAAAATAATTGCAAAGGAAACAGGACTGGGAGAAAACGAGGAAATAGTAAAGAACTACAGAATTGGCGGATTTATTCTTCCTTATGCAGTAAAGGATAAAGATGCAGATAAGGCCAAAACAGTGATAGATATCAATGATATAGAAACGTTTGATGGGAAAACTGCATACAGAGGACTTATATATAGAAAAAATATGTTTGAAGGCATGGGATATAAATATAAATTATTGAACATGGCAGATTACATATAGGAGAATTTCTTCTAATATTTGAAAATATTTATAATGAAAGGGTGAGTCTGAAATGAAAAGAAATGTTTTTATAACAGGGGCTTCCAGTGGAATAGGAAAAGCAATGGCTTATTCCTTTGGTAAAAATGGTGATAATCTTATTTTGTGTGCCAGAAGGCAGGAAAAGCTTCAGGAAATAAAAAAAGACATTGAAAGTAAACATGATGTAAGAGTGGATATTTATGAACTTGATGTAACAAAATACGAAAAAGTTACAGATACAGTAAAGGAAATAATTAAAAATTCAGGGGAAATAGATATTCTGATAAATAATGCAGGACTTGCGCTGGGACTGGAAAAATTTCAGGATTATAATATATCTGACATTGAAAGAATGATTGATACAAATATAAAAGGACTTCTGTATATAACGAGGGAAGTTATACCAAATATGGTAAAAAATAATAAAGGACACATAATAAATATAGGATCGACAGCAGGGGTTTATGCTTATGGTGGAGCTGCTGTCTACTGTGCAACAAAGTCTGCTGTAAAATTTTTAAGTGACGGAATAAGAATAGATACAATTGATAAAAATATTAAAGTAAGTACGCTACAGCCAGGAATTGTTGAAACGGATTTCAGTGAAGTGAGATTTCATGGTGATAAGGAAAAGGCTAAAAAAGTTTATGAAGGTATAAAGGCATTAAAACCTGAAGATATAGCAGATATAGCTTTATATGTGACAAATCAGCCTGAGCATGTGCAGATATCCGATGTTACAATAATGGCAACAAAGCAGGCCACAGGATTTAATGTACATAGGGAAAAATAGAAGATAGCAGAGATATATCTTTTACGAATAGATTTTAATTCAATGTTTATATGAAAAAACGGAAGGGGAAATTTTAAAATGGAAAATAACACTGAAAAAACTGAATTAAAGAAAAAAGAACTGTCAAAAGAATCTTCATTGAAATATGAACTGCCTGATAATTTACTGAAAGAAATGACAGAAATTAGACAATATCTTCATAAAAATCCTGAACTGTCAGGTGAGGAATATAAAACAACAGAATTTATAAAGAAATTTTTGACAGAGCATGGTATAAAAATTCTTTCCTCTGATTTAAAAACAGGAGTTATCGCTGAAATTGGAGAAGGTGAGAAAATAGTTGCGTTGAGATCTGATATTGATGCACTTCCTATAAATGAAATGACAGATTATCCGTATAAGTCACAAAATCCTGGAGTAATGCATGCCTGTGGGCATGACTTTCATACAGCTTCACTTTTAGGAGCGGCAGTAATATTGAAAAAAAAGGAAAAAGAGCTTAAGGGTAGGGTAAGACTTATTTTTCAGCCAGCCGAAGAAATAAATGCAGGAGCAAAGGAAGTAATAAAATCTGGTGTTTTAAAAGGAATTTCAGCAATTGCAGGTTTTCATAACAAGCCTGATTTACCGCTAGGAACAATTGGAATAAAATCAGGACCCCTTATGGCGGCAGTTGACAGGTTTGAAGTGAAAATCAATGGTACAGGAACTCATGCGGCGGCACCTCAAAATGGAAATGATCCGATAGTGACTGCCAGTCAGATTGTGACATCTATTCAGTCTATCGTGAGCAGATATGTATCTCCTGTTGACATGGCAATAATCAGTGTAACAAAAATATCAGGCGGGAATACATGGAATGTGATACCTGAAAGCGTGATAATGGAAGGTACAATGAGAACCTTCAAGGAATCTGTACAGGAAAGAATAAAGAAACTGTTTGTTCAGGTTATAAAAAACTATACGGAAGCTTTTGACCAGAAATATGAAATTTCATGGGGAGATGCACATTCCTTTGTAGACAATGATGAGATGCTTGCAGAATTGATAGGAAAAGAAGTTTCAATATTTGCAGATATTAAAATTCCTGAAATAACAACAGGTGGAGAAGATTTTTCGTTTTATCAGAAGGAAGTACCTGGACTGTTTGCATTTATAGGTACAGGATGTCCTTATGAATGGCACAATCCTGGATTTCAGATAAAAGACGAGGCTTTATATTTTTCAATAAACTACTATATAGCCGCTGTAAATATTATGTTGAAAAAGTAAAGTATATAAAATAAGATATGTGAAAAACTATATTTATTGAATTATAGTAAATGAAATAAATATATTTTTATCCATATATATAATTTATGTAATTTGTAAATTTTATATATTTGACTTTTGTTAGAGTATTCATTATAATAAATTTATAAATCAAAGAAAAGGATTAAAAAAAAGAAAACAAAAATTAGGAGGAAAGAAAAATGAAAAGATTTAGAGAAGCGATGCATCATCATAGGTAAATAGGTTTGTGCTTTAAAATTTCAGGTACAGACTTATGTTGTATTGATAAGAATTTGTACCTGTGATGCTTCTAAATCTTTTATTAAATAAATAGAAAAGCTCTCAGGAAAAAAACTGGGAGCTTTTTTTCTGGATTATAGGAGTTAAGGTGCAAATAAATTATTAAATAATTATACCAGTGAAATTGACAAAATAATCTGCAGAAAATAAAAAATGAAAGAGATGGAGGAATAGATTATGAAA
Coding sequences:
- a CDS encoding GNAT family N-acetyltransferase codes for the protein MNIRKGKIEDLHEITAIETECFPASEAATEESFKGRLTVYPDYFWILEENGKIVSFVNGMATDSPNLSDEMYENPYLHNPEGKWQMIFGVNTLPGYRKRGYAGKLINELIENAKSGKRKGVVLTCKDTLVPYYSKFGFKNEGVSESTHGGVVWYEMRLIF
- a CDS encoding AAA domain-containing protein, with amino-acid sequence MNINLLNLLAEKLNTGSMRSIYLSAMPGRYRVRMDLSDFDKIDINFSKSFFENLFTKKSFSMKIRMTNEEKNQSVERKIQYLFNENMNILREEGINSLALGYPILVKQNNKTKSVMKSPLFIWKLDITRSKLDMNEFTISKDENSSAEINKVLLMQLLSDDKTNLSDVYDLGKDEDESILTFEEIKNILSEINKKLKIEYSEEFKIEKFPENAEKIDEKGKEAPFIFYGGVLGLFKRQNEGIIQDFNILTENFSQFKFNVSERDDFQLNKNTSISTDPSQQNVVETLTDTQYKIIQGPPGTGKSQTLTAIITNSLENGANILIVCEKKTALDVIYEKLSELGLGDLTVMLNAPVKDRRDVVRRVRDLADNLPKTEQFDEAKYEYSVMEYKNLKEKYNNHQKALKENMRNTNLTVNDTMLNLLEGKEHQNYYHVDTEKNNTDTVYRILDIVDRLLNKIGAIDKIRKFEEIYNDKFKNIQSYEIFFEETSNTLNDAKKMINFIKDNMSKYGKQFEEFFGVNKLKVSIFSIFNSKIKSIKNAWEDIYKNSRKIYEYNDKYIDRKFTQHDYGKYEKELEEFSGILNEIVDNRNGFMSFIDEKKNREVTREEEAFINNFIKYVDENKIEDRKEFLKLSYYYSLLQNSNIKNEMYRDYSVNIEKLLEHDKFITENQKYQIKKNWQETRRRALGSMGKEDNIKMLYNLRKNAKYGKINTLREIIGSDVEFFKKIFPVIMTDPNTCSAVFPLQEGIFDLVIFDEASQLKLEEVLPSMMRGKYKIVSGDIHQMPPSNYFGAEMEQKETDNEEIDEESLFLADSESLLDYVNNLNGDVVMSYLDFHYRSKHPKLINFSNAAFYESRLVPMPSKSEYTPIEYYRVNGIYKARKNDDEADRIIEYIFSDKILIDGKLLSVGIVTLNLEQKTNIVNRINSYLRENDSEAVRNRYNELLEKNMFVKNLENVQGDERDIMIFSTTFGKNEDGKFIQNFGPLNNQQKGYKLLNVLITRSKYRFAVFTSIPEENINTWENEITKNGNNGKSVFYAYLAYAQAVSENDTDKENRILDVLAVNKTKYSSIPYEKIQETDSKIVKIIAKETGLGENEEIVKNYRIGGFILPYAVKDKDADKAKTVIDINDIETFDGKTAYRGLIYRKNMFEGMGYKYKLLNMADYI
- a CDS encoding SDR family NAD(P)-dependent oxidoreductase, translated to MKRNVFITGASSGIGKAMAYSFGKNGDNLILCARRQEKLQEIKKDIESKHDVRVDIYELDVTKYEKVTDTVKEIIKNSGEIDILINNAGLALGLEKFQDYNISDIERMIDTNIKGLLYITREVIPNMVKNNKGHIINIGSTAGVYAYGGAAVYCATKSAVKFLSDGIRIDTIDKNIKVSTLQPGIVETDFSEVRFHGDKEKAKKVYEGIKALKPEDIADIALYVTNQPEHVQISDVTIMATKQATGFNVHREK
- a CDS encoding amidohydrolase, producing the protein MENNTEKTELKKKELSKESSLKYELPDNLLKEMTEIRQYLHKNPELSGEEYKTTEFIKKFLTEHGIKILSSDLKTGVIAEIGEGEKIVALRSDIDALPINEMTDYPYKSQNPGVMHACGHDFHTASLLGAAVILKKKEKELKGRVRLIFQPAEEINAGAKEVIKSGVLKGISAIAGFHNKPDLPLGTIGIKSGPLMAAVDRFEVKINGTGTHAAAPQNGNDPIVTASQIVTSIQSIVSRYVSPVDMAIISVTKISGGNTWNVIPESVIMEGTMRTFKESVQERIKKLFVQVIKNYTEAFDQKYEISWGDAHSFVDNDEMLAELIGKEVSIFADIKIPEITTGGEDFSFYQKEVPGLFAFIGTGCPYEWHNPGFQIKDEALYFSINYYIAAVNIMLKK